One window of Neosynechococcus sphagnicola sy1 genomic DNA carries:
- a CDS encoding YraN family protein: MGNRNSYYPDIGAQGEDFVAQWLEAQGWLILYRRWRCRWGELDLVAHYRGEEVQTPRAAALAFVEVKTRSASNWDADGLLAITAAKQAKLWQAARQFLAEHPYLSDLPCRFDVALVRCQRPVKDLRPGTPVPPSQFQLHEYIPGAFDNGA; this comes from the coding sequence GTGGGGAACCGCAATTCTTATTATCCTGATATTGGGGCTCAAGGTGAAGACTTTGTTGCTCAATGGCTAGAAGCCCAAGGATGGCTGATTCTCTACCGTCGCTGGCGGTGTCGCTGGGGAGAATTAGATTTGGTAGCTCACTACAGAGGAGAGGAGGTTCAGACTCCAAGAGCGGCAGCTTTGGCCTTTGTCGAAGTCAAAACCCGCAGTGCTAGTAACTGGGATGCCGATGGATTGCTGGCCATCACTGCTGCTAAACAGGCCAAACTTTGGCAAGCCGCACGGCAATTTCTGGCTGAGCATCCCTACCTTTCGGATTTACCCTGTCGCTTTGATGTGGCCCTCGTCAGATGCCAGCGTCCAGTTAAAGACCTTCGTCCAGGAACCCCAGTTCCCCCATCTCAGTTCCAACTCCACGAGTACATTCCAGGGGCATTTGACAACGGAGCTTAG
- a CDS encoding pentapeptide repeat-containing protein codes for MNSRLCHWLVTAFLSLVCWIFTCTLVLGVPAAIADDYTRATLLNADLSGRDLTDSSFTSANLRNSNLSHSNLEGVSFFGANLEGANLEGANLANATLDTARFTGSNLKDVVLEGAFAFNTKFQAALIEGADFTNVDLRRDVQLLLCKGASGVNPVTGRRTRETLNCD; via the coding sequence ATGAATTCTCGGCTATGCCACTGGCTTGTGACGGCTTTTCTCAGTCTAGTCTGCTGGATTTTCACTTGCACACTGGTACTCGGAGTGCCAGCGGCGATCGCTGACGACTATACCAGAGCCACGTTGCTCAATGCTGATCTCTCAGGTCGTGACCTGACAGATTCTAGTTTCACGAGTGCCAACCTGCGGAATAGTAACCTCAGTCATAGCAACCTTGAGGGGGTGAGCTTCTTTGGGGCCAATCTCGAAGGAGCGAACCTTGAAGGAGCCAATCTTGCCAATGCCACCCTTGATACCGCTCGATTCACCGGCTCTAATTTAAAAGATGTGGTGCTGGAAGGTGCCTTTGCCTTCAACACCAAGTTTCAGGCAGCTTTGATCGAGGGGGCTGATTTCACCAATGTTGACTTACGTCGGGATGTCCAGCTATTGCTGTGCAAAGGTGCGAGTGGTGTGAACCCAGTCACCGGGCGGAGAACCCGTGAGACGCTCAACTGTGATTAA
- a CDS encoding cation-translocating P-type ATPase: protein MTINSPVWALTVTEVYEALDTSAQGLTETEAEARLKRFGLNELPEAPQRPLLLRFIDQLTHFMALLLWVAGILAFISHTPELGWAIWAVIWINAIFSFSQEFQAERALTALKSVLPMQVKVYRDGELKQILAGNLVRGDVVQLEEGDRVSADARLVTAESLYLDISVMTGESLPVAREADPAQPRQMVPLRAGKPLMHPGDTPLQEALPPGEIRNLVLAGSTVAAGRAIAVVYATGAQTEFGHVARLTTLVKREPSTLEVQVARIVRVITIIALSMGTLVFLLTSFLVGMQVRESFIFAIGIIVALVPEGLLPTVTLALAIGVQRMAKQKALVRRLSAVETLSATTVICTDKTGTLTKNEMTVRTLWIPDGEASDTLTSVPSPTSLIAVTGVGYDPTTGSIEIPETLEAPWQVRLLLAGAALCSNARLIHLTDSSSWQEIGDPTEAALLVAALKADLGPETLQQQYPRLREVPFDSRRRMMTVVLDWQRADLWPNEFPYLSFTKGAPLEVLRCCTGILRAGQVQELSQANRDQVATANDDLARQGFRVLGLAVRKGRQELLESPPQQLEQTLIFIGLVAMFDPPRPEVEAAIAHCHQAGIAVTMVTGDYGLTAEAIARSIGLVQDKVRILTGEGMGHLSDAQLRQILTYRSNLIFARMSPEHKLRLVQAYKDLGHVVGVTGDGVNDAPALRAAHIGIAMGLNGTDVAREAADIVLLDDNFATIVAAIEQGRTVYQNIRKFMTYILASNVAELVPFLAMVALKIPPALIIMQILAVDLGTDMLPALALGAEQAEAGSMSRPPRKHTQPLLDRSLLLRAYCFLGVIEAGLGMLAFFIVWWSHGYGLSELQAVTPAILSHTADATTIGIYAQATTMTLAAIVACQDGNVFACRSERASVIPMGFFSNRLIWLGIACEWLLILAVIYISPLRKIFATAPLFAWQWLLLLACPPLLLGAEELRKHYLNARAPFSS, encoded by the coding sequence ATGACCATCAACAGTCCGGTTTGGGCTCTTACGGTTACAGAAGTCTATGAAGCCTTAGACACGTCTGCTCAGGGATTGACGGAAACTGAAGCCGAAGCCCGGTTAAAGCGATTTGGACTCAATGAATTACCGGAAGCTCCCCAACGCCCGCTGTTGCTGCGTTTTATCGACCAATTGACCCACTTCATGGCCTTGTTGCTCTGGGTGGCAGGAATTCTGGCGTTTATTTCCCACACCCCGGAACTGGGGTGGGCCATCTGGGCCGTGATCTGGATTAATGCCATTTTTAGTTTCTCCCAGGAATTTCAGGCAGAGCGGGCGCTGACCGCCCTCAAAAGTGTCCTGCCGATGCAGGTAAAGGTCTACCGGGATGGAGAACTGAAGCAAATTCTGGCTGGGAATTTAGTGCGGGGCGATGTCGTGCAATTGGAGGAGGGCGATCGCGTCTCGGCGGACGCTCGATTGGTTACTGCGGAGAGTTTGTACCTGGATATCTCAGTAATGACGGGGGAATCCTTGCCAGTGGCTCGGGAAGCAGATCCTGCCCAACCCCGGCAGATGGTGCCCCTGCGAGCCGGAAAACCCTTAATGCATCCAGGAGATACCCCACTCCAGGAAGCCTTACCGCCGGGAGAAATCCGCAATCTGGTGCTGGCGGGGTCTACTGTAGCCGCTGGACGGGCGATCGCCGTGGTCTACGCCACCGGTGCCCAAACGGAGTTTGGTCATGTCGCCCGCCTGACGACCCTGGTGAAACGGGAACCCAGTACCCTAGAGGTGCAGGTGGCTCGCATTGTGCGCGTGATAACGATCATTGCCCTCTCCATGGGCACCCTGGTGTTTCTCCTCACCTCTTTTCTAGTAGGGATGCAGGTGAGGGAAAGCTTTATTTTTGCCATCGGCATCATCGTTGCCTTGGTACCCGAGGGCTTACTGCCCACCGTTACCCTGGCCCTTGCGATCGGCGTCCAACGCATGGCTAAACAAAAGGCTCTGGTACGCCGCCTGTCGGCGGTGGAAACCTTGAGTGCCACGACGGTGATCTGTACCGACAAAACGGGCACCCTGACGAAGAACGAAATGACGGTGCGAACGTTGTGGATACCGGATGGGGAAGCGTCGGACACCTTAACCTCCGTTCCCTCCCCTACTTCCTTGATTGCCGTCACGGGGGTTGGCTATGATCCCACCACCGGCAGCATCGAGATACCAGAGACCCTTGAGGCTCCCTGGCAGGTGCGGTTGTTGCTAGCGGGGGCAGCCCTGTGTTCCAATGCCCGTCTCATTCATCTCACGGACTCTAGCAGCTGGCAGGAAATCGGCGATCCGACGGAAGCGGCCTTACTGGTGGCGGCTCTGAAGGCTGACCTGGGCCCAGAGACCTTGCAGCAGCAGTATCCCCGGTTGCGGGAAGTTCCCTTTGACTCCCGCCGTCGGATGATGACCGTGGTACTGGACTGGCAACGGGCAGACCTTTGGCCCAATGAATTTCCCTACCTCAGCTTCACGAAGGGAGCACCCCTAGAAGTTTTGCGTTGCTGCACTGGTATCCTCAGGGCAGGGCAGGTACAAGAGTTAAGTCAAGCGAATCGGGATCAGGTGGCAACTGCCAATGATGACCTAGCTCGTCAAGGATTTCGAGTGCTGGGCTTGGCCGTGCGCAAGGGTCGTCAAGAATTGCTGGAGTCCCCCCCCCAACAACTGGAGCAAACCCTGATCTTCATTGGTCTGGTGGCGATGTTTGACCCCCCCCGTCCGGAGGTTGAGGCTGCGATCGCTCACTGTCATCAGGCCGGCATTGCCGTCACCATGGTGACCGGAGACTATGGGTTAACCGCCGAAGCGATCGCCCGCAGCATCGGTTTGGTGCAAGACAAAGTCCGAATCCTCACCGGAGAAGGGATGGGACATCTTTCGGATGCCCAACTGCGGCAGATCCTCACCTACCGTTCGAATCTGATCTTTGCCCGCATGTCCCCGGAGCATAAACTACGTCTAGTTCAGGCTTACAAAGATCTCGGCCATGTGGTTGGGGTAACCGGAGACGGGGTCAACGATGCGCCAGCATTACGGGCGGCGCATATTGGGATTGCCATGGGGTTGAATGGCACCGATGTTGCTCGAGAGGCGGCGGATATCGTGCTGTTGGATGATAACTTTGCCACGATTGTGGCGGCGATCGAGCAGGGCCGCACGGTTTACCAGAACATCCGCAAGTTTATGACCTACATCCTGGCTTCCAATGTAGCGGAGTTGGTTCCTTTTCTCGCCATGGTGGCGCTGAAAATCCCCCCGGCGCTGATTATCATGCAAATCTTGGCGGTCGATCTAGGTACCGACATGCTGCCAGCTTTGGCGCTGGGAGCAGAACAAGCAGAGGCTGGCAGCATGAGCCGTCCACCCCGCAAACATACTCAGCCGCTTTTAGATCGATCCCTGCTACTGCGGGCATATTGCTTTCTGGGGGTGATTGAAGCCGGCCTGGGAATGCTGGCTTTCTTTATCGTTTGGTGGAGTCACGGCTATGGATTATCGGAACTGCAAGCGGTGACCCCTGCCATCCTCTCCCATACTGCGGATGCCACAACCATCGGCATTTATGCCCAGGCAACGACCATGACCCTGGCGGCGATCGTGGCCTGTCAGGACGGCAATGTTTTTGCCTGTCGATCGGAACGAGCCTCCGTGATCCCCATGGGGTTTTTCAGCAACCGCCTGATCTGGCTGGGCATTGCCTGTGAGTGGTTGCTGATCCTGGCAGTCATCTATATCTCCCCATTGCGGAAAATTTTCGCAACAGCCCCCCTGTTTGCATGGCAGTGGCTGCTGCTTCTTGCCTGTCCGCCTCTCCTGCTCGGTGCAGAAGAATTACGCAAGCACTACCTGAACGCGCGCGCACCCTTCAGTAGCTAG
- the ychF gene encoding redox-regulated ATPase YchF: MLRAGIVGLPNVGKSTLFNALVANAKAQAANFPFCTIEPNIGVVAVPDPRLQVLAGISGSAEILPTRVEFVDIAGLVKGASQGEGLGNQFLSHIREVDAIVQVVRCFENDDIIHVAGSVDPIRDIEVINLELALADLGQIERRIDRTRKQARTSKEAQLELTILEKLSATLDQGQPARHVILDDEAAAIIKPLGLLTRKPLIYAANVSEDDLATGNQWVEQVRAFASDEAQVVIVSAQVESELVELPIDEQADFLASLGVAEGGLRSLIQATYELLGLRTYFTTGPKETRAWTIQAGMLAPEAAGVIHSDFERGFIRAETVAYQDLVTAGSMGVAKGKGLVRSEGKDYTVQEGDVLHFLFNV, from the coding sequence ATGCTAAGAGCCGGAATTGTTGGACTTCCCAACGTTGGCAAGTCTACACTGTTTAACGCCCTCGTCGCCAACGCCAAAGCCCAGGCAGCGAATTTCCCATTTTGTACCATTGAACCCAATATCGGGGTTGTAGCAGTGCCAGATCCACGCCTGCAAGTGCTGGCTGGGATCTCAGGTTCGGCAGAAATTTTGCCGACGCGGGTGGAATTTGTCGATATTGCCGGACTGGTGAAAGGAGCCAGTCAAGGAGAGGGCTTGGGCAATCAATTCCTGTCTCATATCCGAGAAGTGGACGCAATTGTGCAGGTGGTGCGCTGCTTTGAGAATGATGACATCATTCATGTCGCTGGGTCGGTTGATCCAATCCGAGACATTGAGGTGATTAATTTAGAATTGGCCTTGGCCGATCTAGGGCAAATTGAGCGGCGCATCGATCGCACCCGCAAACAGGCGCGTACGAGTAAAGAGGCCCAGCTAGAACTCACAATTCTAGAGAAGCTAAGTGCCACACTCGATCAGGGGCAACCCGCTCGCCACGTCATTTTAGACGACGAAGCCGCCGCCATCATCAAGCCTCTGGGATTATTGACCCGCAAACCCTTGATCTATGCAGCCAATGTTTCGGAAGACGATCTGGCAACGGGCAACCAATGGGTCGAGCAGGTAAGAGCCTTTGCCAGTGACGAGGCGCAGGTTGTGATTGTCTCTGCCCAGGTGGAGTCTGAGTTGGTAGAGTTGCCGATCGATGAACAGGCAGATTTTCTGGCGTCCTTAGGGGTCGCAGAAGGAGGGTTGCGATCGCTGATTCAGGCAACCTATGAACTCCTGGGACTGCGAACCTATTTCACCACTGGCCCCAAGGAAACCCGTGCCTGGACGATTCAAGCTGGAATGCTAGCTCCCGAGGCGGCGGGCGTGATTCACTCCGACTTTGAACGGGGATTTATTCGGGCTGAAACTGTGGCCTACCAGGATCTGGTGACCGCGGGTTCCATGGGCGTTGCCAAAGGCAAAGGGTTAGTCCGGAGTGAAGGCAAGGACTACACCGTTCAAGAAGGGGATGTGCTGCACTTCTTGTTTAACGTCTGA
- a CDS encoding amino acid ABC transporter permease codes for MITPPFRLSPPQQLWRPSSESLFYGVMAVIGAVFVLYLLHFRQTIGLYFPLLLQATGVTLLISLVSMILATFLGGLAVWGRLSRRRVWRWLAIAYVEGIRGTPTLVQLLLWGFGIGTLLSRLGFDPHGLAFQLMTPLQSNSLVPANFNFIFYGVLGLGFNYGAYLTEVFRAGIASVDKGQREAALSLGMEPIWILRRVVLPQAIRLVIPPLYQ; via the coding sequence GTGATCACCCCTCCTTTTAGACTCTCGCCCCCTCAACAGCTGTGGCGACCTTCCAGTGAGTCCCTGTTCTATGGGGTGATGGCGGTTATTGGAGCTGTTTTTGTCCTCTACCTGCTGCACTTCCGGCAAACCATTGGGCTTTATTTCCCCTTGTTGTTGCAAGCCACGGGAGTCACGCTGCTGATTTCTCTGGTCAGCATGATCCTGGCTACCTTCCTGGGGGGCTTGGCCGTCTGGGGGCGCTTATCCAGGAGACGGGTCTGGCGCTGGCTTGCGATCGCCTACGTTGAGGGCATTCGCGGCACCCCTACCCTGGTGCAACTCCTGCTCTGGGGATTTGGCATTGGCACCCTGCTGTCACGGTTGGGGTTTGACCCCCATGGCCTTGCCTTCCAACTGATGACCCCCTTGCAAAGCAACAGCCTGGTGCCAGCGAACTTTAATTTCATTTTTTATGGAGTGTTGGGCTTGGGCTTTAATTATGGAGCCTACCTCACAGAAGTGTTTCGGGCTGGGATTGCATCAGTGGATAAAGGGCAGCGGGAAGCTGCCCTGAGCTTGGGAATGGAGCCTATTTGGATTCTGAGGCGGGTTGTTTTACCTCAAGCGATTCGGCTGGTGATTCCCCCCCTATACCAATAA
- a CDS encoding amino acid ABC transporter permease produces the protein MRGALNTLIYCGLSFPIAVFLGLVLAAMSSSNSIWLRVPSRMFIEAARCTPIITQVLLLYYGVGAVLLSFNLSTFANAWVAGVISLALNYAAYEAEVFRAGFLGVDPGQTEAALSLGMTPEQSFLKVKLPQAVPLVIPPLVNDFIYMLKDSAIVSVISGSELTSVLQSWSIRNSSDPLPLYVLALVLYLLMSLPIAYIGRTFEQKLRAAM, from the coding sequence TTGCGGGGGGCACTGAATACCCTGATCTACTGCGGTCTCTCCTTCCCGATCGCGGTCTTCCTGGGACTGGTGCTAGCAGCAATGTCCAGTTCCAATTCCATCTGGCTACGGGTGCCTTCCCGGATGTTTATTGAGGCAGCCCGTTGTACCCCCATCATTACCCAGGTGCTGCTGCTCTACTACGGGGTGGGGGCAGTGTTACTCAGCTTTAACCTTTCCACCTTCGCCAATGCCTGGGTCGCGGGGGTGATTTCCCTGGCCTTGAATTATGCCGCCTATGAAGCAGAGGTATTTCGGGCGGGCTTTCTGGGGGTTGACCCCGGTCAGACGGAGGCCGCTCTCTCTCTGGGCATGACTCCGGAGCAGAGTTTCCTGAAGGTTAAACTCCCTCAAGCCGTCCCCTTAGTGATTCCTCCCTTGGTGAATGACTTTATCTATATGCTCAAAGACTCCGCCATTGTCAGTGTGATCTCCGGCAGTGAGCTGACATCGGTGTTGCAGTCCTGGTCGATTCGTAATAGTAGTGATCCGCTGCCCCTCTACGTTCTGGCCTTAGTTCTTTATTTACTGATGAGTCTGCCCATTGCCTATATCGGTCGGACGTTTGAACAGAAGCTGCGGGCAGCGATGTAG
- a CDS encoding ABC transporter substrate-binding protein — MNDRMQRRKFIQRMGQTGGLLTLGGALPFVVSACAGNVSTSSGGSSNTASPAIVPSQGLKTPGLLQWGAEYVGGAPYVFKDPQNPSQLIGFEVEIAAAIANLMGVKPAHVQTAYAQLSASLRANQFDLIMNGWEMNADREKTQIFSMPYYRYGQQIVVRSEDPRFQSQTPSSNLSLKNLDGFTVGTGLGFKAEEILRSSPQITTKVYEGNLPFDDLKQKKLDAILIDLPIAAYYVLGSGPSGVPDPALKLVGQPIYPNNYVIAFNKNSPQGMALQSQINQALEILKKRRHPQDHLSAMADVE, encoded by the coding sequence ATGAATGACCGCATGCAGCGACGAAAATTTATCCAACGGATGGGTCAAACGGGAGGGTTGTTGACCTTGGGGGGAGCCTTACCCTTTGTGGTGTCGGCTTGCGCAGGGAATGTCTCGACTTCCTCCGGGGGGAGTTCCAACACTGCCTCTCCCGCCATCGTTCCCAGTCAGGGGCTGAAAACCCCTGGACTCCTGCAATGGGGTGCAGAGTACGTGGGTGGGGCGCCCTATGTGTTCAAAGATCCCCAAAACCCCAGTCAGTTGATTGGGTTTGAGGTCGAAATTGCGGCGGCGATCGCCAACCTCATGGGTGTCAAGCCCGCCCATGTCCAGACGGCCTATGCCCAGCTATCTGCCTCCCTGAGAGCCAACCAATTTGACCTGATCATGAATGGGTGGGAAATGAATGCCGACCGGGAGAAAACCCAGATCTTCTCAATGCCCTACTACCGCTACGGTCAGCAAATTGTGGTGCGCAGTGAAGATCCACGCTTTCAGAGTCAAACCCCGAGTAGCAATCTCTCCTTAAAAAACTTGGATGGCTTCACCGTTGGTACCGGTCTTGGCTTTAAGGCGGAGGAAATCCTGCGCTCATCCCCGCAGATAACCACCAAGGTCTACGAAGGCAACCTGCCCTTTGATGATCTGAAGCAGAAAAAGTTGGATGCGATTCTCATTGATCTGCCCATTGCTGCCTACTACGTCCTCGGCAGTGGCCCTAGTGGTGTCCCAGACCCGGCTTTAAAGCTAGTCGGGCAACCCATCTACCCCAATAACTATGTGATTGCGTTTAACAAGAACAGTCCCCAAGGGATGGCCCTACAATCCCAGATCAATCAGGCTCTAGAGATCCTGAAAAAACGACGGCACCCTCAAGACCATCTATCAGCGATGGCAGATGTGGAATGA
- a CDS encoding amino acid ABC transporter ATP-binding protein: protein MIQATGLHKFFGDRHVLKDVNFAVRKQEVVALIGPSGSGKSTLIRCLNGLERYSQGEIVIDGNRLYPDLPIKQLSQIRRELGMVFQNFNLFPHMTVLQNIIEAPMLVRRIPKAQAVDLAEQLLAKVGLLEKRDVYPNRLSGGQKQRVAIARALAMQPRALLFDEPTSALDPELVGEVLKVMRDLAAEGMTMVVVTHEMQFARDVSSRVVFIADGAIIEQGEPHEFFRQPQQERTQLFLERVLSTLP, encoded by the coding sequence ATTATCCAAGCGACTGGGCTGCATAAATTTTTCGGCGATCGCCACGTGCTCAAGGACGTGAATTTTGCGGTTCGCAAGCAAGAAGTCGTGGCCCTGATTGGCCCCAGTGGTTCTGGCAAAAGCACCCTGATTCGCTGTCTGAATGGGCTAGAGAGATATTCCCAGGGGGAAATTGTCATTGACGGCAACCGCTTGTACCCCGATCTGCCGATCAAACAACTAAGCCAAATTCGTCGAGAACTGGGGATGGTGTTTCAGAACTTTAATCTCTTTCCCCACATGACGGTGTTGCAAAACATCATTGAGGCGCCAATGCTGGTGCGTCGTATCCCCAAAGCCCAAGCCGTAGACCTGGCAGAGCAATTGCTGGCCAAGGTCGGACTCTTAGAGAAACGGGATGTCTATCCCAATCGTCTGTCAGGTGGGCAGAAACAACGGGTGGCGATCGCTCGAGCCCTGGCAATGCAACCCCGAGCGTTGTTATTTGATGAACCCACCTCCGCCCTTGACCCGGAATTAGTTGGGGAAGTTCTGAAGGTGATGCGAGATTTAGCGGCAGAGGGCATGACCATGGTCGTGGTCACCCATGAAATGCAATTTGCTCGAGATGTTTCCAGTCGGGTAGTATTTATTGCCGACGGGGCGATTATCGAGCAGGGAGAACCCCATGAATTCTTCCGACAGCCCCAACAAGAGCGTACCCAGCTGTTTCTAGAGCGGGTGCTTTCCACCTTACCCTGA